In one Mucilaginibacter ginsenosidivorax genomic region, the following are encoded:
- a CDS encoding HVA1 family protein, translated as MKKGDNVSWNWGKSEAEGKIVKKHDEPVTKTIKSLTLPSPKERVLKTKRF; from the coding sequence ATGAAAAAGGGAGATAACGTAAGCTGGAACTGGGGAAAATCGGAAGCCGAAGGCAAAATTGTTAAAAAGCACGATGAACCCGTAACCAAAACCATAAAGAGCCTTACCCTGCCCTCTCCAAAGGAGAGGGTTCTGAAAACCAAACGCTTTTAG